Proteins from one Leptonema illini DSM 21528 genomic window:
- the speE gene encoding polyamine aminopropyltransferase has product MSLWFIENLEIADDLKAQVQIKNRLHTEQSPFQKIEIFETTGLGRMLTLDDVIMCTEYDEMAYHEMIVHVPMFAHKNPEKVLVIGGGDGGTVREVLKHPGLKHVDMCEIDERVVRVSEQYLPSFASELGHPKAALHFKDGIQWVKDRKNEYDVILVDSSDPVGPAAVLFTEEFFGYCRDSLKEDGILVNQAENFYMHRPIIKRMLGFGANLFPISSYYFTVIPTYPGGQIGFTFFSKKYTPFENLEARTSGDLSGFKFRYWTPEIHRSAFQLPRFVRDDFGLKQY; this is encoded by the coding sequence ATGAGTCTCTGGTTTATCGAGAATCTCGAAATTGCCGACGATCTGAAGGCACAGGTTCAGATCAAAAATCGTCTTCATACGGAGCAGAGTCCGTTTCAGAAGATCGAGATCTTCGAAACGACCGGGCTCGGACGTATGCTCACGCTCGACGACGTCATCATGTGCACCGAGTACGACGAGATGGCGTATCATGAGATGATCGTTCACGTGCCCATGTTCGCCCATAAGAATCCCGAGAAGGTTCTTGTCATCGGCGGAGGCGACGGCGGCACGGTGCGCGAGGTGCTCAAGCATCCCGGTTTAAAGCACGTGGACATGTGCGAGATCGACGAGCGCGTCGTTCGCGTCAGCGAACAGTATCTGCCGTCGTTCGCATCGGAGCTCGGGCATCCGAAGGCCGCTCTGCATTTCAAAGACGGCATTCAGTGGGTGAAGGATCGCAAGAACGAATACGACGTTATCCTCGTCGACTCAAGCGACCCTGTCGGTCCGGCCGCCGTTCTTTTCACCGAAGAGTTCTTCGGCTACTGCCGCGACTCGCTGAAAGAAGACGGCATCCTCGTCAACCAGGCCGAGAACTTCTACATGCACCGTCCGATCATCAAGCGCATGCTCGGCTTCGGGGCCAATCTCTTCCCTATCAGCAGCTACTACTTCACCGTCATCCCGACGTATCCGGGCGGTCAGATCGGCTTCACCTTCTTCTCGAAGAAGTACACGCCGTTTGAAAATCTGGAGGCGCGCACATCGGGCGATCTCAGCGGCTTTAAGTTCCGCTACTGGACGCCTGAGATCCATCGCTCGGCCTTCCAGCTCCCTCGCTTTGTGCGCGATGACTTCGGGTTGAAGCAGTATTGA
- a CDS encoding VOC family protein, with protein sequence MQTKPFRVLGVQQIAIGGPDKGRLSKLWVELFGLEKTGDFKSEKENVDEDILRIGKGSHAVEIDIMQPLDPEKSPKVHIPPLNHIGLWVDDIEKAVSWLEQQGVRFAPGGIRVGAAGHKVAFMHPKGNEQFPLSGEGVLIELVQAPADVIRDLG encoded by the coding sequence ATGCAAACCAAACCCTTTCGTGTACTGGGCGTTCAGCAGATCGCCATCGGCGGACCCGATAAAGGCCGTCTCTCTAAGCTCTGGGTCGAGCTTTTCGGTCTCGAAAAGACCGGCGATTTCAAAAGCGAGAAAGAGAACGTCGACGAAGACATCCTGCGTATCGGCAAAGGCTCTCATGCCGTCGAGATCGACATCATGCAACCACTTGATCCCGAGAAAAGTCCGAAGGTGCATATTCCGCCGCTCAATCACATCGGTCTGTGGGTGGACGACATCGAGAAGGCCGTATCGTGGCTTGAGCAGCAGGGCGTGCGTTTCGCGCCGGGCGGCATCCGCGTCGGAGCAGCCGGCCACAAGGTAGCCTTCATGCATCCGAAGGGCAACGAACAGTTCCCGCTCTCAGGCGAAGGCGTCTTGATCGAGCTCGTACAGGCTCCGGCCGACGTCATCCGCGATCTGGGTTAA
- a CDS encoding DUF1015 domain-containing protein: MRFQPFAAYLPNKEKASAIVCPPYDVMDTEEARAMAGPDSFLHIIRSEIEFPPEQDAHADVIYDRAAENLKKWIDAGLLFRDNAESLYLYRLTAFGRSQTGIAGRSHIDDYVEGRIKRHEFTRPDKEEDRLRHIDRTGCNTEPVFFAYRSEAAPRIEEILTEQTKRPADYDVTTDDGVRHEIFRIAPGAVQTELLDLYRKLDAVYIADGHHRTASTVRVGLQRREQAASAGQPVTELSPFQYFLSVTFPSAQLHIMPYNRIVKDLNGLAPSDFLAALRKLGSLTERTATKSDLHRIDVYIDKKWYEFRPNQVPADVLKGLDVAVLQDQVLAPILGIDDPRTSSRIAFVGGIRGEAELTRKVDSGEWAVAFSMHATPIDALFLVADAGEVMPPKSTWFEPKLRTGFFVNSLE; encoded by the coding sequence ATGCGATTCCAGCCCTTTGCAGCGTATCTTCCGAATAAGGAGAAGGCTTCGGCCATCGTCTGTCCTCCGTATGACGTCATGGATACGGAAGAGGCCCGGGCGATGGCAGGGCCGGATTCGTTCCTTCATATCATCAGATCAGAGATTGAGTTCCCGCCCGAGCAGGATGCGCATGCCGACGTCATCTACGACCGTGCCGCCGAAAATCTCAAGAAGTGGATCGATGCCGGACTGCTCTTTCGTGATAACGCCGAGTCGCTCTATCTCTATCGGTTAACGGCCTTCGGTCGCAGTCAGACGGGCATCGCCGGACGTTCGCATATCGACGACTACGTCGAAGGCCGGATCAAGCGCCATGAATTCACGAGGCCCGACAAAGAAGAGGATCGCCTGCGTCACATCGACCGCACGGGCTGCAACACAGAGCCCGTCTTCTTCGCCTATCGCTCCGAGGCCGCTCCGCGCATCGAAGAGATTTTAACCGAACAGACGAAGCGTCCGGCCGACTATGACGTCACGACCGATGACGGCGTGCGGCATGAGATCTTTCGCATCGCTCCGGGCGCCGTTCAAACCGAGCTGCTTGATCTCTATCGCAAGCTCGACGCCGTTTATATAGCCGACGGTCATCATCGCACGGCATCGACCGTCCGCGTCGGATTGCAGCGCCGCGAACAGGCTGCGTCTGCCGGGCAGCCCGTCACCGAGCTGTCGCCCTTCCAGTATTTTTTAAGCGTTACCTTTCCGTCGGCGCAGCTGCATATCATGCCGTATAACCGCATCGTCAAAGACCTGAACGGCCTGGCCCCTTCGGATTTTCTCGCTGCTCTGCGCAAGCTCGGTTCGCTGACGGAGCGCACAGCTACGAAGTCTGACCTTCATCGCATCGACGTATATATCGATAAGAAGTGGTATGAGTTCCGGCCGAATCAGGTACCCGCCGATGTGCTGAAAGGCCTTGATGTTGCCGTGTTGCAGGATCAGGTATTGGCGCCCATCCTTGGCATCGATGATCCGCGCACATCGTCGCGCATTGCCTTTGTCGGCGGCATTCGCGGCGAGGCGGAGTTAACGCGCAAGGTAGACTCGGGCGAGTGGGCCGTCGCCTTCTCGATGCATGCCACGCCCATCGATGCCCTCTTTCTTGTCGCCGATGCCGGAGAGGTTATGCCTCCGAAGTCGACCTGGTTCGAGCCGAAGCTGCGCACGGGGTTCTTTGTGAATTCACTGGAGTGA
- a CDS encoding DUF6980 family protein, translated as MFSCPDSTIFFQPESRRYGLIVHDGGSSFIEIQFCPWCGSSLQQVRQE; from the coding sequence ATCTTTTCATGTCCGGACAGCACCATCTTTTTTCAACCGGAGTCCAGACGATACGGACTTATAGTACACGATGGCGGCTCTTCTTTTATTGAAATTCAATTCTGTCCCTGGTGCGGTTCATCACTGCAACAGGTCCGTCAGGAATGA